One genomic window of Quercus robur chromosome 6, dhQueRobu3.1, whole genome shotgun sequence includes the following:
- the LOC126689045 gene encoding uncharacterized protein LOC126689045: MEEAISRILAELEEIRHFFDNPTNPNPQYLSESTLLDLQTLLRRATNSNDSEPLDSFFEDLSSKSLSPSHLVLPISSTMDLGPTHLSLLASNVYLSLLLSPNSPVFTLFTPMSFLSLLRSIRRYLKPRPRGTSETGEGSHNVVANRKRKGGSGGRGRGRGSRNNAKSLGVDEGESELSEFDVGKLFSVLEKLESVMGLIHLDRFPDSLKSLVQTVVEIPVMAVEVCGNSVSYNRITDLCSRVLSEVLRPEHGEQADTAAEVLKSLSPLILRSKSLARTFGLEFVMHRMMGVAKSSDGVKKAVVNLPRYLVQKAPEKTELRALAVESIMEIVKVMEFNDQIGFVEYVLKMTQGKASLRLLGVDLILMLMMSLKDPLGVELDGEVKSEWGLRCMEALIQRCSDTIGGIRARALSNLAQLVGFLAGDDRSRDVLKEVMGFGNVVEERRVEADINGLLRKRCMDEKAAVRKATFLLITKLTALLGGAFDEVVLKTIGMACSDPLVSIRKAGISALSEAFRKFSDESVTTEWLHSVPRLITDNESSIQEECENLFLELVLDRISGAASAGFFQNGSVLSDSSLKAKSSEKEMEFLFPVGVLGLLRGICNGEVTPWVKKICASLGKKKRLKHKIVLALQNIIKTSESLWLRQSMPIEKWTAPPGAWFLLSEVSAYLSKEVDWEFLHHHWQLFDKHGVRGEVKIPLAQGDAHAEEEGIESNSVAWAGDRVFLLQTISNVSTELPPEPAADLAHNLLKRIEEFNMHSTEVNAHVKALRTLCKQKASNPEEADSLVIRWVDQLLSKASHILEKYVLEVSEAKQDGRFFTPPSRKGKKAARLLSKAVTAVYTIGSLVIVCPSADVSAITPLLHTIITSGNSDPKLNKLPGPSVSLKQTAPPLYIQAWLTMGKICLVDGKLAKNYIPLFVQELEKSDCAALRNNLVVMMADFCVRYTALVDCYIAKITKCLCDPCELVRRQTFILLSRLLQRDYVKWRGVLFLRFLLSLVDESEKIRQLADYLFGSILKVKAPLLAYNSFVEAIFILNDCHAHNGHTDSQGSRVESRLFSIRGSDENSRSKRMYIYVSLLKQMAPEHLLATFAKLCAEILAAASDGMLDTEDITGQSVLQDAFQILACKEIRIPTNRGSSSDSAEIDEEGGDSGGGSAAAARGRAITQAVRKGLIQNTIPIFIELKRLLESKNSPLIGSLMECLRILLKDYKNEIDDILVADKQLQKELIYDMQKYDSAKTKSTATEAVAKMQKSSSNKSPDVSKVASGKHAHNKFTNKSNGNSKLASAMADAAAAATARSVLREVNKGASTPPLSSLSVPKLKSCNGASTSQCDRPLNVLKSLSKRHSFDSDEEN, encoded by the exons ATGGAGGAAGCCATATCTCGAATACTCGCAGAACTCGAAGAGATCCGCCATTTCTTCGATAACCCCACAAATCCAAACCCCCAATACCTCTCTGAATCCACTCTCTTAGACCTACAAACCCTTCTTCGCCGCGCCACCAATTCCAATGATTCCGAACCCCTTGACAGTTTCTTCGAAGACCTGTCGTCGAAATCCTTGTCTCCAAGCCATCTCGTCCTTCCTATCTCCTCTACAATGGACTTGGGCCCCACCCATTTGTCCCTCTTGGCCTCTAATGTCTACCTCTCTCTGCTTCTCTCTCCAAACTCCCCTGTTTTCACTCTGTTCACTCCAATGtcgtttctctctctccttcgcTCTATTCGCCGGTATCTCAAGCCTCGGCCCCGGGGCACGTCTGAGACTGGTGAGGGGTCTCACAATGTTGTGGCTAATCGGAAGAGAAAGGGTGGCAGTGGTGGCCGAGGGCGAGGCAGGGGATCTAGGAATAATGCGAAAAGTTTGGGTGTCGATGAGGGTGAGTCTGAATTGAGTGAATTTGATGTTGGGAAGTTGTTCTCTGTGCTTGAAAAGTTGGAATCAGTAATGGGTTTGATTCATTTGGATAGGTTTCCTGACAGTTTGAAGTCTTTGGTACAAACGGTTGTTGAGATTCCGGTGATGGCAGTTGAAGTGTGTGGCAATTCTGTTAGTTATAACAGAATAACTGATTTGTGTTCGCGGGTTTTGAGTGAGGTGTTGAGGCCTGAGCATGGAGAGCAGGCGGATACTGCTGCTGAAGTGTTGAAGTCTTTGTCACCGTTGATTCTTAGGTCTAAATCGTTGGCACGGACATTTGGTTTGGAATTTGTGATGCATAGGATGATGGGAGTAGCAAAAAGTTCAGATGGAGTGAAGAAAGCAGTTGTGAATCTTCCGAGGTACTTGGTGCAGAAGGCGCCGGAGAAGACTGAACTGAGGGCTTTAGCTGTGGAGTCAATCATGGAGATTGTTAAAGTGATGGAATTCAATGATCAAATTGGGTTTGTGGAGTATGTGTTGAAGATGACACAAGGAAAGGCTAGCCTTAGGCTCTTGGGGGTTGATCTTATTTTGATGCTCATGATGTCATTGAAGGATCCATTGGGTGTGGAATTGGATGGTGAAGTGAAGAGTGAATGGGGTTTGAGGTGTATGGAGGCTTTGATACAGCGTTGTTCGGATACTATTGGTGGAATCCGTGCTCGTGCTTTGTCCAATTTGGCACAGCTGGTAGGGTTTCTGGCTGGTGATGATAGGAGTCGGGACGTGTTGAAAGAAGTTATGGGGTTTGGCAATGTGGTAGAAGAGCGAAGAGTGGAAGCTGATATCAATGGCCTTTTGAGAAAAAGGTGTATGGATGAGAAGGCAGCAGTGAGGAAGGCTACATTTCTTCTGATTACCAAGTTGACAGCCCTTCTAGGTGGTGCCTTTGATGAAGTTGTGCTCAAGACCATTGGCATGGCTTGTTCCGATCCTCTTGTTAGCATAAGGAAAGCCGGGATTTCAGCTCTTTCTGAG GCTTTCAGAAAATTCTCAGATGAAAGTGTTACTACTGAGTGGCTTCATTCAGTTCCACGTTTAATAACTGATAATGAATCCAGTATTCAAGAAGAGTGCGAGAACTTGTTTCTAGAATTGGTACTGGACCGAATATCTGGAGCTGCTTCGGCTggtttttttcaaaatggatCTGTTTTAAGCGATTCAAGTCTCAAAGCTAAAAGTTCAGAAAAAGAAATGGAGTTTTTATTTCCTGTAGGAGTGTTGGGTCTTTTGAGAGGAATTTGTAATGGGGAGGTGACACCTTGGGTAAAGAAAATTTGTGCAAGCTTGGGTAAGAAGAAACGGCTTAAGCACAAAATTGTTTTGGCACTTCAGAATATTATTAAGACGTCTGAGTCTCTCTGGTTGAGGCAATCTATGCCGATAGAGAAGTGGACAGCACCACCGGGTGCTTGGTTTCTTCTATCTGAGGTGTCAGCATATCTTTCAAAAGAAGTGGACTGGGAGTTCCTCCATCATCATTGGCAGCTCTTTGACAAGCATGGAGTAAGAGGGGAGGTTAAAATTCCACTTGCGCAAGGAGATGCACATGCAGAGGAAGAGGGTATAGAATCCAATTCTGTTGCTTGGGCTGGGGATCGTGTTTTCCTCTTGCAAACAATCTCTAATGTTTCTACGGAGCTGCCTCCAGAACCTGCGGCAGATTTGGCTCATAACTTGCTTAAACGAATTGAAGAGTTCAACATGCATTCAACTGAG GTTAATGCTCATGTAAAAGCACTTAGGACATTGTGCAAGCAGAAGGCTTCAAATCCTGAGGAGGCTGATTCACTTGTTATAAGATGGGTAGACCAGCTTCTCTCTAAAGCTTCTCACATCTTAGAAAAGTATGTTTTAGAGGTTTCAGAAGCAAAACAAGATGGTCGCTTTTTTACCCCACCTAGTAGAAAGGGCAAGAAAGCAGCCCGGTTGTTATCAAAAGCAGTCACAGCAGTTTATACAATTGGATCTTTGGTTATTGTTTGTCCGTCTGCTGATGTGAGCGCCATTACTCCGCTATTACACACCATAATCACTTCAGGCAATTCTGATCCCAAATTGAACAAATTGCCAGGCCCTTCAGTTTCTCTAAAGCAAACGGCTCCTCCTTTATACATTCAAGCTTGGCTGACAATGGGGAAGATTTGCCTTGTTGATGGAAAACTTGCAAAGAATTATATTCCTCTTTTTGTACAG GAGCTTGAAAAGAGTGATTGTGCTGCTCTACGCAACAATCTTGTTGTAATGATGGCAGATTTTTGTGTTCGGTATACTGCTCTGGTTGATTG TTATATAGCAAAGATCACGAAGTGTCTCTGTGATCCATGTGAACTTGTGAGAAGGCAGACATTTATCTTGCTCTCAAGATTATTGCAG AGAGACTATGTGAAATGGAGAGGAGTGCTATTCCTCAGATTTCTTTTGTCACTTGTTGACGAATCAGAAAAGATAAGACAACTCGCTGATTACCTTTTTGGGAGTATTTTAAAAG TGAAGGCACCTCTTCTTGCTTATAACAGTTTTGTGGAAGCCATTTTCATTCTGAATGATTGTCATGCCCACAATGGTCATACTGACTCTCAGGGCTCACGAGTGGAGAGCCGGCTTTTTTCCATCAG GGGTAGTGATGAGAATTCGAGATCTAAAAGAATGTACATTTATGTTTCTTTGCTGAAACAAATGGCTCCAGAGCACCTTTTGGCCACCTTTGCAAAGTTATGTGCAGAGATTCTTGCTGCAGCATCCGATGGTATGCTTGATACAGAAGATATTACTGGACAGTCTGTTCTGCAG GATGCTTTCCAAATTCTTGCCTGCAAAGAGATACGCATCCCAACGAACCGTGGATCATCATCTGACTCAGCAGAAATTGATGAAGAAGGCGGAGATAGTGGAGGAGGATCCGCAGCTGCTGCTAGAGGAAGGGCTATAACTCAAGCAGTCAGAAAGGGCCTTATCCAAAATACCATCCCCATCTTTATAGAGCTGAAACGGCTATTAGAAAGCAAGAACAGCCCCCTCATAGGCTCCCTCATGGAATGCCTTAGAATCCTTCTCAAGGACTACAAGAATGAGATTGATGACATATTGGTTGCCGATAAGCAGCTTCAGAAAGAGCTCATCTATGACATGCAAAAGTATGATTCAGCAAAGACAAAATCAACAGCGACTGAGGCTGTTGCCAAAATGCAAAAATCAAGCAGCAATAAATCGCCTGATGTTTCTAAGGTTGCTAGTGGAAAACATGCACATAATAAGTTCACCAACAAGTCAAATGGCAATTCAAAATTGGCTTCAGCAATGGCGGATGCAGCAGCTGCAGCCACAGCTCGTTCTGTGCTAAGGGAAGTGAACAAGGGGGCATCTACACCGCCACTCAGTTCCTTAAGTGTGCCTAAGCTCAAGTCTTGTAATGGTGCAAGTACTTCCCAATGTGATCGACCATTAAATGTATTGAAATCTTTGAGTAAGAGACATTCTTTTGACTCCGATGAAGAAAACTGA